Proteins encoded together in one Bacteroides zoogleoformans window:
- a CDS encoding lipoprotein signal peptidase, whose amino-acid sequence MSKFLTKGRIALLIIFSVLIIDQIIKVWIKTHMYWHESIRITDWFYIYFTENSGMAFGMEIFAKLFLTLFRIAAVAVIGWFLHRFVKLGLKTGFIICVSLVFTGALGNIIDSVFYGMLFNESTHSQIASFMPEGGGYAPCLYGKVVDMFYFPIIDANWPEWMPFVGGEHFIFFSPIFNFADAAISCGIIALLLFYGKDFNDAYHAAIKKS is encoded by the coding sequence ATGAGCAAATTTCTCACAAAAGGCCGGATAGCTCTACTTATTATTTTTTCGGTACTGATTATAGACCAAATAATCAAGGTTTGGATTAAAACCCACATGTATTGGCATGAGAGTATCCGCATCACCGATTGGTTTTATATTTACTTTACGGAAAATAGTGGGATGGCATTCGGCATGGAAATATTTGCAAAGCTGTTTTTAACGCTATTTCGCATCGCTGCTGTGGCAGTGATAGGTTGGTTTCTGCATAGGTTTGTGAAACTGGGACTGAAAACAGGCTTCATCATCTGTGTCTCTTTAGTCTTTACCGGAGCATTAGGTAATATAATCGATAGTGTGTTTTATGGGATGCTATTCAATGAGAGCACCCATTCGCAGATTGCCTCTTTCATGCCCGAGGGTGGGGGGTATGCTCCATGCCTCTACGGCAAAGTAGTAGATATGTTCTATTTCCCTATCATTGATGCCAATTGGCCGGAATGGATGCCGTTTGTCGGTGGAGAACACTTCATTTTCTTTAGCCCGATATTTAATTTTGCGGATGCGGCAATCAGCTGTGGCATCATTGCTTTGCTGCTGTTTTATGGCAAGGATTTCAACGATGCTTATCATGCTGCTATAAAGAAATCATGA
- a CDS encoding DUF4296 domain-containing protein, with product MKRRNRVQWYGILLLTCSLAACQVKRPDYVLQDSRMEEVLYDYHIAKAMGEEVPYNENYKRVLYIESVFKKHGITQADFDSSMVWFARNPETLVKIYEKVNLRLKAERDGINHLIAMRDNKPKESLPGDSIDVWAWQHIYQLTGMSLDNKMIFILPADTNFHDRDTLRWNVRFRFCKGMPDERRDSVHAPFMAMQILYEQNDSVIGATQKIMKEGPCTISLYADKLGKIKEVRGFIYYPVQKNGRSLLADHISLMRYHAKDSLTITPTDSLQQASDSTLKDSIEQQSADSRTPENEEVDTDGKEERRNIRPRPTLKEIEKASR from the coding sequence ATGAAAAGAAGAAATCGAGTTCAATGGTATGGCATACTCCTTTTGACGTGCAGCCTGGCGGCTTGTCAGGTAAAAAGGCCTGACTACGTATTGCAGGACAGCCGGATGGAGGAGGTGCTTTATGACTATCACATAGCAAAAGCTATGGGTGAGGAAGTGCCATATAATGAGAATTATAAACGGGTGCTATACATTGAATCGGTTTTCAAAAAACATGGTATTACACAAGCCGACTTTGATTCTTCCATGGTTTGGTTTGCCCGCAATCCGGAAACACTGGTGAAAATATACGAAAAGGTAAATCTGCGGCTGAAAGCCGAAAGAGACGGCATCAACCACCTGATTGCCATGCGCGACAACAAGCCCAAAGAGTCTCTGCCCGGAGACAGTATCGATGTATGGGCCTGGCAGCATATCTATCAACTGACAGGGATGTCTTTGGACAACAAGATGATTTTTATTTTACCGGCAGACACTAACTTTCACGATAGAGACACATTGCGCTGGAACGTGCGTTTTCGTTTTTGTAAAGGTATGCCGGATGAAAGGCGAGACAGTGTGCATGCTCCTTTCATGGCAATGCAGATATTGTATGAACAAAATGATAGTGTGATAGGCGCCACCCAAAAAATAATGAAAGAAGGACCCTGTACAATCAGTCTGTACGCTGATAAGTTGGGCAAAATAAAAGAAGTACGCGGATTTATCTATTATCCGGTTCAAAAAAATGGGCGCTCATTATTGGCAGACCATATCTCTTTGATGCGCTATCATGCCAAGGACAGTTTGACAATTACCCCAACAGACAGCCTCCAACAAGCTTCTGACTCTACGCTAAAGGACAGTATTGAGCAACAATCTGCAGACTCGAGAACTCCGGAAAATGAAGAAGTGGATACCGATGGAAAGGAGGAACGTAGAAACATACGTCCCCGTCCTACACTAAAAGAAATTGAGAAAGCCTCCCGTTAA
- a CDS encoding RNA methyltransferase has protein sequence MALSKNRIKYIRSLELKKNRKADKVFLAEGPKLVEDLLGRFPCLFLLATAEWFSHNSSLSVADVTEVSEEELSRASLLKAPQQVLAVFRQPDDTWDSSIMSHSLCLALDDVQDPGNLGTIIRLADWFGIEHIFCSPNTVDAYNPKTVQATMGGIARVKLHYTPLPELIESLNDVPVYGTFLNGENIYTLPLSSHGLIVMGNEGNGIGKEVKELINRRLYIPSYPAERKTSESLNVAIATAVVCAEFRRRGASL, from the coding sequence ATGGCACTGAGTAAGAATCGTATAAAATATATTCGCTCCCTGGAGTTGAAGAAGAACCGGAAAGCCGATAAAGTTTTTCTGGCCGAAGGGCCTAAGCTTGTGGAGGATTTGTTGGGACGTTTCCCTTGCCTTTTTCTTTTGGCGACAGCCGAATGGTTTTCTCATAACAGTTCTCTTTCGGTGGCAGATGTCACTGAAGTTTCAGAAGAAGAGTTGTCGCGTGCCAGTTTATTGAAAGCTCCTCAACAAGTTTTAGCGGTGTTTCGGCAGCCGGATGACACATGGGATAGTTCCATTATGAGTCATTCCCTTTGTCTGGCTTTGGATGATGTGCAAGATCCCGGTAACTTAGGAACTATCATTCGCCTTGCCGACTGGTTCGGGATTGAGCATATTTTCTGTTCTCCTAATACGGTAGATGCTTATAATCCCAAGACTGTGCAGGCCACGATGGGAGGAATTGCACGGGTGAAATTGCATTACACTCCCCTGCCCGAGCTGATTGAATCACTGAATGATGTACCTGTTTATGGTACCTTTTTGAATGGCGAGAATATCTATACCCTTCCGCTTTCCTCCCATGGATTGATTGTGATGGGCAATGAGGGTAACGGAATAGGAAAAGAAGTGAAGGAACTTATCAATCGGAGATTGTATATTCCGAGTTATCCTGCAGAGCGCAAGACTTCCGAGTCGCTGAATGTAGCAATTGCTACTGCAGTTGTCTGCGCCGAGTTTCGGCGCAGGGGTGCATCGTTGTAA
- the tamL gene encoding translocation and assembly module lipoprotein TamL, protein MDKGFRYIIIATIFLLLASCSSTKYVPDGSFLLDEVHINTDNKEVKPSNLSIYLRQTPNSKWFSLIKTQLYIYNWSGRDSTRSINRTLRRLGDAPVIYSEEETNRTGEEITKAVQNMGYMGATVVPIRQIRKKKMKLTYRVTTGKPYIVRSIRYDIPDDKIKQYVGQDTTATLLAEGMRFDVNVLDAERQRITENLLRNGYYKFNKEYISYIADTVRNSYYIDLTLSLIPYRRHGGDKPQPHRQYIINKVGFITDYNMLQSSTLNSIEINDSLHYRGFPIYYKDKLYLRPKVLVNNLYITPGELYNERDVQHTYSNFGRLQVLKYTNIRFFETLQNNLPTLDAYVMLTKSKHQAVSFEVEGTNSAGDLGAAASVSFHNRNVFKGSEALIVKLRGAYEAVSSLQNGQNQNYTELGAEATINFPRFMFPFISNDFKRKIRATTEFGLQYNYQMRPEFTRIIASAGWSYKWGVQQQRSQHRIDLLDINYLYMPWIDSDFRKTYLEQDENYILRYNYEDRFIVRTGYSYTYHSAGRGLNNNSLTGDSYAIRLNLESAGNLLYALAKVGGMDQNGEGEYTLLNIPFAQYLKGDFDFAKNWTIDYRNSLTFHFAAGIAIPYGNASIVPFEKRYFSGGANSVRGWSVRDLGPGTYSGDGKNFLNKTGDIKLDASIEYRTRLFWKFRGAIFVDAGNIWTIRNYKDQPGGKFKIDEFYKQIAVAYGLGLRLDLDFFVLRFDGGMKAVNPAYIHKKEHYPIIRPKLSRDFAFHFAVGYPF, encoded by the coding sequence ATGGATAAAGGCTTCCGCTACATAATAATCGCCACAATTTTCCTCCTTTTGGCTTCTTGTTCATCTACCAAATATGTACCGGATGGTTCATTTTTATTGGATGAGGTACACATAAATACCGACAACAAAGAAGTGAAGCCTTCCAATCTTTCCATATACCTTCGGCAAACGCCGAACTCTAAATGGTTCAGCCTGATAAAAACCCAACTATATATCTACAATTGGTCGGGGCGTGACTCTACACGAAGCATAAACCGTACACTGCGAAGGTTGGGAGATGCTCCCGTCATCTATAGTGAAGAAGAGACCAACCGCACCGGGGAGGAAATCACTAAAGCCGTGCAAAACATGGGCTATATGGGGGCTACAGTCGTTCCTATACGTCAAATCAGGAAGAAAAAGATGAAGCTTACCTATCGGGTCACTACCGGAAAACCCTACATAGTACGTAGTATCAGATATGATATTCCGGATGATAAAATAAAACAGTACGTCGGGCAAGACACCACAGCGACGCTATTAGCCGAAGGCATGCGCTTTGATGTCAATGTATTGGATGCGGAACGCCAGCGCATCACAGAGAATCTGTTGCGAAACGGGTACTATAAATTCAACAAAGAGTACATCTCTTACATCGCCGATACCGTGCGAAACAGCTATTATATAGACCTGACTTTATCCTTGATACCCTATAGGCGACATGGTGGAGACAAACCACAACCTCATCGACAATACATCATCAATAAAGTCGGCTTCATTACGGATTACAATATGTTGCAATCATCCACGCTGAATAGTATCGAAATAAATGATTCATTGCATTATAGGGGGTTCCCCATTTACTATAAAGACAAGCTGTATTTACGCCCCAAAGTATTGGTCAACAACTTGTATATTACTCCCGGAGAGCTGTATAACGAGCGCGATGTGCAACATACCTACTCCAATTTCGGGCGTTTGCAAGTGTTGAAATATACAAACATCCGCTTTTTTGAAACGCTACAGAACAACCTTCCTACGCTGGACGCATACGTAATGTTGACAAAAAGTAAACATCAGGCCGTTTCGTTCGAAGTAGAAGGAACCAATTCGGCCGGCGATTTGGGTGCCGCAGCATCCGTTTCATTCCACAACCGTAATGTTTTTAAAGGCTCCGAAGCATTGATAGTCAAATTGCGTGGAGCATACGAAGCCGTATCGAGCTTGCAAAACGGTCAAAATCAAAACTATACCGAATTGGGGGCAGAAGCTACCATCAACTTTCCACGCTTCATGTTTCCATTCATTTCCAATGATTTCAAACGCAAAATCAGAGCCACTACCGAGTTCGGCTTACAATATAACTACCAGATGCGCCCTGAATTCACACGTATCATAGCATCTGCCGGTTGGAGCTACAAATGGGGAGTGCAGCAACAGCGTTCGCAACATCGCATTGATTTACTGGATATCAACTATTTGTACATGCCTTGGATAGATTCTGACTTCAGAAAGACATATCTGGAGCAAGATGAAAACTACATCCTAAGGTATAACTATGAAGACCGCTTCATTGTACGCACCGGATATAGTTATACTTACCACAGTGCCGGAAGAGGCTTGAACAATAATTCCTTGACAGGCGATTCTTATGCCATTCGCTTGAACCTTGAATCGGCAGGAAACCTGCTTTATGCCTTGGCTAAAGTAGGGGGGATGGATCAGAACGGCGAAGGAGAATATACTTTGCTGAATATTCCTTTTGCACAATATCTTAAAGGTGATTTTGATTTTGCCAAGAACTGGACGATTGATTACCGCAACTCTTTGACGTTTCATTTTGCTGCCGGCATTGCCATTCCTTACGGGAATGCCTCCATCGTTCCTTTTGAGAAGCGCTACTTCTCCGGTGGTGCAAACAGTGTGCGCGGTTGGTCGGTACGCGATTTAGGGCCGGGTACATACAGCGGCGACGGTAAGAATTTTCTGAATAAAACCGGTGATATAAAATTGGATGCAAGTATCGAATATCGCACACGCTTATTCTGGAAATTCAGAGGAGCGATCTTTGTCGATGCCGGCAATATATGGACAATACGCAATTACAAAGATCAGCCGGGAGGCAAGTTTAAAATAGATGAATTCTACAAACAGATTGCCGTGGCCTACGGTCTGGGATTACGCCTCGATTTGGATTTTTTTGTATTGCGCTTTGATGGTGGTATGAAAGCCGTGAACCCGGCATACATACATAAAAAAGAACATTATCCTATTATCCGCCCGAAACTCAGCCGTGATTTTGCCTTTCATTTTGCAGTAGGTTATCCGTTCTGA
- a CDS encoding CapA family protein, with the protein MRITIICITLLLYSVALSAQERITLLFVGDLMQHQAQIDAARTSEGKYDYSPCFHLVREQISQADLAIGNLEVTLAGKPYRGFPNFSAPDEFLQSIKDAGFDVLLTANNHCLDRGKKGLERTLLMLDSLHILHTGTYKDIAQRKEHYPLFIYKKGFRIAFLNYTYGTNGLKATPPNIVNYIDKESILRDIRSAKARQPDAIIACMHWGEEYHSLPNREQCELTDWLIQQGVTHIIGSHPHVIQPMELITKGSRQHVVVYSLGNFISNMSAKNTDGGLIFTLQLEKWNLPRPIRPVFFSDRYTIHPDSTPIPFPDCRVSSCGYNLVWTARPKVSREKNYILYPAHCPTNSLSPEIRKHLEIFTKNARSLLRQHNVGIYEAQK; encoded by the coding sequence ATGAGAATTACCATCATTTGCATAACCTTACTATTATATAGCGTAGCCCTCTCTGCCCAAGAAAGGATTACGCTATTATTTGTTGGTGATTTGATGCAGCATCAAGCACAAATAGATGCGGCACGTACTTCTGAAGGGAAGTACGACTATTCTCCTTGTTTCCATCTCGTCCGGGAACAAATTTCCCAAGCCGACCTCGCCATCGGTAACTTAGAAGTCACATTAGCAGGAAAGCCGTATCGGGGGTTTCCGAATTTCAGTGCTCCCGATGAATTTCTTCAATCTATCAAGGATGCAGGATTCGATGTGTTGCTGACAGCCAATAACCATTGCCTGGATCGAGGGAAGAAAGGCTTGGAGCGTACGCTGCTCATGCTCGACTCGTTGCATATTCTTCATACCGGAACGTATAAGGACATTGCTCAGCGCAAAGAGCATTATCCTCTATTTATTTACAAGAAAGGTTTTCGCATAGCTTTTCTGAACTACACCTATGGAACCAATGGCCTCAAAGCCACCCCACCCAATATTGTAAACTACATTGACAAAGAAAGCATATTGAGAGACATCAGGAGTGCCAAAGCGCGTCAGCCTGACGCCATTATCGCTTGCATGCATTGGGGTGAAGAGTACCATTCCCTTCCCAACCGCGAACAGTGCGAACTGACAGATTGGTTAATTCAGCAAGGAGTCACACACATTATAGGCTCACATCCGCATGTCATCCAGCCCATGGAGCTAATCACCAAAGGAAGCAGGCAACATGTTGTAGTCTATTCTTTAGGAAATTTTATTTCCAACATGAGTGCGAAAAATACCGACGGCGGACTAATTTTCACCTTGCAATTAGAGAAATGGAATCTGCCCCGGCCCATCCGTCCCGTTTTTTTCAGCGATAGGTACACAATCCACCCGGATAGCACTCCCATTCCATTTCCCGATTGCCGTGTTTCTTCCTGCGGGTACAACCTTGTATGGACCGCCCGTCCCAAAGTGTCTCGAGAGAAAAACTATATTCTTTATCCTGCTCATTGTCCAACTAACAGTCTATCCCCTGAAATTCGTAAGCATCTGGAAATCTTCACTAAAAACGCCCGATCCCTCCTCCGGCAGCACAATGTGGGAATCTACGAGGCACAAAAATAG
- the folD gene encoding bifunctional methylenetetrahydrofolate dehydrogenase/methenyltetrahydrofolate cyclohydrolase FolD: MTLIDGKAISEQVKQEIAAEVAEIVARGGKRPHLAAILVGHDGGSETYVAAKVKACEICGFKSTLIRYEANITEEELLDKVRELNEDADVDGFIVQLPLPKHISEQKVIETIDYRKDVDGFHPINVGRMSIGLPCYVSATPNGILELLKRYRIETSGKKCVVLGRSNIVGKPMAALMMQKAYPGDATVTVCHSRSKDLIKECQEADIIIAALGQPNFVNAEMVKEGAVVIDVGTTRVPDATKKSGFKLTGDVLFDEVAPKCSYITPVPGGVGPMTIVSLMKNTLLAGKKAIYQ, from the coding sequence ATGACACTGATTGATGGAAAAGCAATTTCGGAACAGGTAAAACAGGAAATTGCAGCAGAAGTAGCCGAAATAGTGGCCCGCGGAGGCAAACGTCCTCATTTAGCCGCCATTCTTGTGGGGCACGACGGAGGTAGCGAGACTTATGTAGCAGCCAAAGTGAAAGCTTGCGAAATTTGTGGATTCAAGTCCACCCTCATCCGCTATGAAGCAAATATAACAGAAGAAGAGCTCCTTGACAAAGTCCGCGAATTAAATGAAGATGCCGATGTGGACGGATTCATCGTACAACTTCCATTGCCCAAACATATCTCCGAGCAGAAAGTGATTGAAACAATCGATTATCGCAAAGATGTGGACGGTTTTCACCCTATCAACGTAGGCCGTATGTCCATCGGACTGCCCTGCTACGTTTCTGCCACTCCTAACGGCATACTTGAGCTGCTGAAGCGCTACCGAATAGAAACTTCGGGCAAGAAATGCGTTGTGCTGGGACGCAGTAATATTGTCGGGAAACCAATGGCGGCCTTAATGATGCAAAAAGCCTATCCCGGCGACGCTACTGTAACAGTCTGCCATAGCCGAAGCAAAGATTTGATAAAAGAATGCCAAGAAGCAGACATCATCATTGCTGCTTTGGGTCAACCCAACTTTGTCAATGCCGAGATGGTAAAAGAGGGAGCTGTTGTGATTGATGTAGGTACGACCCGCGTCCCCGATGCTACGAAGAAATCGGGCTTCAAACTGACAGGTGATGTCTTGTTTGATGAAGTAGCTCCCAAATGCTCATACATCACTCCCGTACCGGGTGGCGTGGGACCGATGACCATTGTTTCTCTGATGAAGAATACGTTGTTAGCCGGCAAAAAAGCCATCTATCAATAA
- the ffh gene encoding signal recognition particle protein produces MFDNLSERLERSFKILKGEGKITEINVAETLKDVRKALLDADVNYKVAKNFTDTVKEKALGQNVLTAVKPSQLMVKIVHDELTRLMGGETVDVNLDSKPAIILMSGLQGSGKTTFSGKLARMLKSKKNKKPLLVACDVYRPAAIEQLRVLAEQIEVPMYSEPDSKNPVAIAQNAIQEAKAKGYDLVIVDTAGRLAVDEEMMNEITAIKQAINPNEILFVVDSMTGQDAVNTAKEFNERLDFDGVVLTKLDGDTRGGAALSIRSIVNKPIKFVGTGEKTDAIDQFHPSRMADRILGMGDIVSLVERAQEQYDEEEAKRLQKKIAKNQFDFNDFLGQIAQIKKMGNLKELASMIPGVGKAIKDIDIDDNAFKSIEAIIYSMTPEERSNPAILNGSRRQRIAKGSGTNIQEVNRLLKQFEQTRKMMKMVTGSKMGKMMPRLKR; encoded by the coding sequence ATGTTCGATAATTTAAGCGAGAGACTTGAGAGATCGTTCAAGATCTTGAAAGGTGAAGGTAAAATCACTGAAATCAATGTTGCGGAAACTCTGAAAGATGTACGCAAAGCCCTTTTAGATGCCGACGTAAACTATAAAGTAGCCAAGAACTTCACAGATACGGTCAAAGAGAAAGCCCTGGGGCAGAATGTGTTGACAGCTGTCAAGCCCAGCCAGTTGATGGTGAAAATTGTACACGACGAGCTGACCCGACTCATGGGGGGCGAAACAGTTGATGTCAATCTTGACTCCAAACCTGCCATTATTCTGATGTCCGGTTTGCAGGGTTCAGGTAAGACAACCTTCTCCGGCAAATTGGCGCGCATGCTGAAAAGCAAAAAGAACAAAAAACCTTTGCTCGTAGCTTGCGACGTATATCGTCCCGCGGCCATTGAACAACTACGTGTATTGGCGGAACAGATTGAAGTCCCGATGTATTCGGAACCGGACAGTAAAAATCCGGTGGCCATTGCTCAGAATGCCATTCAAGAGGCTAAAGCCAAAGGTTATGACCTGGTGATTGTCGATACAGCCGGTCGTTTGGCTGTAGACGAAGAAATGATGAATGAAATTACAGCCATCAAACAAGCCATCAATCCGAATGAGATTTTATTCGTGGTAGACTCGATGACCGGTCAGGATGCTGTAAACACAGCTAAAGAATTCAACGAGCGTCTTGACTTTGACGGTGTGGTGCTGACAAAGTTGGACGGTGATACCCGCGGCGGTGCCGCCCTTTCCATCCGTTCGATAGTCAATAAACCTATCAAATTTGTAGGTACAGGCGAGAAAACGGATGCAATCGACCAATTCCACCCCTCTCGTATGGCCGACCGCATACTCGGTATGGGAGATATCGTATCATTAGTGGAACGCGCACAGGAACAATATGATGAAGAAGAAGCCAAACGTCTGCAAAAGAAGATTGCCAAAAATCAGTTTGATTTCAATGACTTCTTAGGACAGATTGCACAGATCAAGAAAATGGGTAACTTGAAAGAATTGGCCTCCATGATACCTGGCGTAGGCAAAGCAATCAAAGACATCGATATTGATGACAACGCCTTTAAGAGTATAGAAGCCATTATATACTCCATGACTCCGGAAGAGCGAAGTAATCCTGCCATCCTGAACGGTTCGCGCCGTCAACGTATTGCCAAAGGCAGCGGCACGAATATTCAGGAGGTGAACCGCTTGTTGAAACAGTTTGAGCAGACCCGTAAAATGATGAAAATGGTCACCGGCAGTAAAATGGGAAAAATGATGCCGAGACTGAAAAGATAG
- the rho gene encoding transcription termination factor Rho translates to MYNIIQLNDKNLSELQTIAQELGLKKTESLKKEELVYKILDEQAIAGATKKVAADKLKEERKGDKRSRVTVKTVKKESADKVFSANKNGELTKARNEETPVIKEQVKAVEAAPSAKPINTAAAEASKPDSAIVATSPKNTESPSKRKPGRPRKTQEEAAASSNAKEKVKVKVTEPELNFEPKTVKTEPNKVVKKIVVDESPILTEAEDDFIPIENLPTEKTELPSELIGKFEATKTEMPVASATTPTEQQQQRPHLRPRDNNNNNNRSGSYNQQRPTQQRAPQQQYVANENPAASDNKPVVEREKAYEFDDILTGTGVLEIMQDGYGFLRSSDYNYLSSPDDIYVSQSQIKLFGLKTGDVVEGAIRPPKEGEKYFPLVKVAKINGRDPAFVRDRVPFEHLTPLFPDEKFKLCKGGYSDSLSARVVDLFAPIGKGQRALIVAQPKTGKTILMKDIANAIAANHPEVYMIMLLIDERPEEVTDMARTVNAEVIASTFDEPAERHVKIAGIVLEKAKRMVECGHDVVIFLDSITRLARAYNTVSPASGKVLSGGVDANALHKPKRFFGAARNIEGGGSLTILATALIDTGSKMDEVIFEEFKGTGNMELQLDRNLSNKRIFPAVNIVASSTRRDDLLQDKQTLDRMWILRKYLADMNPMEAMDFVKERLEKTKDNDEFLMSMNS, encoded by the coding sequence ATGTATAACATCATTCAACTCAACGACAAGAACTTGTCGGAATTGCAAACTATTGCCCAAGAACTTGGACTAAAAAAAACAGAATCATTAAAAAAAGAAGAACTTGTTTACAAGATACTTGACGAACAAGCCATTGCCGGTGCTACTAAAAAGGTAGCAGCCGACAAGCTGAAAGAAGAGCGCAAAGGAGACAAGCGCTCCCGCGTGACTGTAAAAACCGTAAAGAAGGAAAGCGCAGACAAAGTATTTTCTGCCAATAAAAACGGAGAACTCACCAAAGCAAGAAACGAAGAAACTCCGGTTATCAAAGAACAAGTGAAAGCAGTTGAAGCAGCCCCATCGGCCAAACCAATCAACACAGCTGCCGCTGAAGCGTCCAAACCGGACAGTGCCATTGTCGCCACCTCTCCTAAAAATACGGAATCTCCATCCAAGCGTAAACCCGGACGCCCCCGCAAAACACAGGAAGAAGCTGCCGCCTCCTCCAATGCCAAAGAGAAAGTAAAAGTAAAAGTAACAGAACCGGAACTGAACTTCGAGCCAAAGACTGTAAAAACGGAGCCGAATAAAGTGGTAAAGAAAATAGTAGTAGATGAAAGTCCTATCTTGACTGAAGCAGAAGACGATTTTATCCCGATTGAAAACCTTCCGACAGAGAAGACAGAACTTCCCTCCGAACTTATCGGCAAATTCGAAGCTACCAAAACAGAAATGCCTGTAGCTTCTGCCACCACGCCGACAGAGCAACAGCAACAACGCCCACACCTTCGCCCCAGAGACAATAATAACAACAATAATCGCTCCGGAAGCTACAACCAACAGCGCCCGACGCAACAACGTGCTCCACAGCAACAGTATGTAGCCAATGAGAATCCGGCAGCATCGGACAACAAGCCTGTGGTAGAACGCGAAAAAGCCTACGAATTTGATGATATTCTCACTGGAACCGGTGTATTGGAAATCATGCAGGATGGATACGGTTTTCTGCGTTCTTCCGACTATAACTATCTTTCTTCACCGGACGACATCTACGTATCACAATCGCAAATCAAATTATTCGGTCTGAAGACCGGTGATGTGGTGGAAGGCGCGATTCGTCCTCCCAAAGAAGGCGAAAAATATTTCCCGCTGGTCAAAGTGGCCAAAATCAACGGGCGCGACCCGGCCTTCGTACGCGACCGCGTTCCGTTCGAACATCTCACTCCCCTCTTTCCGGACGAGAAATTCAAACTCTGCAAAGGAGGCTATTCCGATTCCTTATCTGCTCGTGTAGTAGACCTTTTTGCTCCGATTGGTAAAGGCCAACGTGCCCTGATTGTGGCACAACCCAAAACCGGTAAGACCATATTGATGAAAGACATCGCCAATGCCATAGCAGCCAATCATCCTGAAGTTTATATGATTATGCTGCTCATCGACGAACGTCCGGAAGAAGTGACCGACATGGCACGTACAGTCAATGCGGAAGTAATCGCTTCTACTTTCGACGAACCGGCAGAACGCCACGTAAAAATAGCCGGAATCGTTCTTGAAAAAGCTAAACGCATGGTAGAATGCGGACACGATGTCGTGATCTTCCTCGACTCCATCACCCGGTTGGCTCGCGCATACAACACTGTGTCTCCGGCCTCCGGGAAAGTTCTGTCGGGCGGTGTAGACGCCAACGCACTGCACAAGCCCAAACGCTTCTTCGGGGCGGCACGTAATATTGAAGGTGGCGGATCGCTGACGATATTGGCCACCGCTTTGATTGATACCGGTTCCAAAATGGACGAAGTAATCTTCGAAGAGTTCAAGGGTACGGGCAATATGGAGTTACAGCTTGACCGCAACTTGTCCAACAAGCGTATTTTCCCGGCTGTCAACATTGTTGCCTCCAGCACTCGCCGTGACGATTTGCTACAAGACAAACAGACATTGGATCGCATGTGGATTCTTCGCAAATATCTCGCCGACATGAACCCGATGGAAGCGATGGACTTCGTGAAAGAGCGTTTGGAGAAGACGAAAGACAACGACGAATTTCTGATGAGCATGAACAGCTAA